The Athalia rosae chromosome 7, iyAthRosa1.1, whole genome shotgun sequence genome window below encodes:
- the LOC105688072 gene encoding acetylcholine receptor subunit beta-like 1 yields MYFCLKFARLILTASLICVGFCSEDEERLVRDLFRGYNKLIRPVQNMTQKVDVRFGLAFVQLINVNEKNQIMKSNVWLRFVWTDYQLQWDEADYGGIGVLRLPPDKVWKPDIVLFNNADGNYEVRYKSNVLIYPTGEVLWVPPAIYQSSCTIDVTYFPFDQQTCIMKFGSWTFNGDQVSLALYNDKNFVDLSDYWKSGTWDIISVPAYLNIYHSDFPTETDITFYIIIRRKTLFYTVNLILPTVLISFLCVLVFYLPAEAGEKVTLGISILLSLVVFLLLVSKILPPTSLVLPLIAKYLLFTFIMNTVSILVTVIIINWNFRGPRTHRMPQLIRKIFLKYLPTILLMRRPKKTRLRWMMEIPNVTLPASTYSGSPTELPKHLPASLAKPKMEVMELSDLHHPNCKINRKVHHPTSASTTAAGGGDGMGDRRGSESSDSVLLSPEASKATEAVEFIAEHLRNEDLYIQTREDWKYVAMVIDRLQLYIFFIVTTAGTIGILMDAPHIFEYVDQDRIIEIYRGK; encoded by the exons atgtacttCTGTTTGAAATTCGCACGGTTAATTTTAACCGCCTCCCTGATCTGCGTCG GATTTTGTTCCGAAGATGAGGAGCGTCTTGTCCGCGATCTCTTCAGAGGATACAACAAACTCATTCGTCCCGTTCAAAATATGACGCAAAAAGTCGACGTCAGATTTGGATTGGCGTTTGTACAGCTGATCAACGTG aacgAGAAGAACCAGATCATGAAATCCAATGTGTGGCTCAGATTCGTGTGGACCGATTATCAGCTTCAGTGGGACGAGGCCGATTACGGTGGGATCGGAGTCCTGCGACTCCCACCGGATAAAGTCTGGAAACCGGATATCGTCCTGTTCAATAA TGCCGATGGAAACTACGAGGTCCGCTACAAGAGCAACGTCCTGATTTACCCAACGGGTGAGGTCCTGTGGGTGCCACCGGCAATTTATCAAAGTTCCTGTACGATTGACGTGACGTATTTTCCGTTCGATCAGCAAACTTGCATCATGAAATTCGGTTCGTGGACGTTCAACGGCGACCAGGTGTCCCTGGCGCTTTACAAcgacaaaaatttcgtcgatctGTCGGATTATTGGAAAAGCGGTACGTGGGACATAATAAGCGTACCGGCATACCTGAACATATATCACAGCGATTTTCCAACGGAAACGGACATAACattttacataataataagaagGAAGACGCTGTTTTACACCGTGAATCTGATCCTGCCGACGGTcctcatttcgtttttatgCGTCCTCGTATTTTACCTACCGGCCGAGGCTGGCGAAAAAGTAACCCTCGGGATAAGTATCCTCCTGTCTCTTGTCGTCTTCTTGTTATTGGTCAGTAAAATTCTGCCCCCGACATCCCTGGTGCTTCCGTTGATCGCCAAATATCTTTTATTCACGTTCATAATGAACACCGTGAGTATTCTCGTTACCGTAATCATCATTAACTGGAACTTCAGAGGCCCGAGAACCCACAGGATGCCGCAACTAATTCGTAAAATATTCCTCAAGTATCTTCCGACGATTTTACTTATGAGGAGACCGAAGAAGACGAGACTCAG GTGGATGATGGAGATTCCAAACGTGACTCTTCCCGCTTCGACTTACTCCGGCAGTCCAACCGAACTTCCGAAGCATCTTCCCGCTAGTTTAGCGAAGCCAAAAATGGAAGTAATGGAATTATCCGACCTTCACCATCCCAATTGCAAGATAAATAGAAAAGTTCATCACCCAACGAGTGCGTCGACCACTGCGGCAGGTGGTGGAGATGGGATGGGAGACCGGCGAGGATCCGAAAGCTCCGATTCCGTTCTTCTGAGTCCAGAAGCTAGCAAGGCTACGGAGGCCGTTGAATTCATAGCCGAGCATTTGAGGAACGAAGATCTGTACATACAA ACTCGAGAGGACTGGAAGTACGTGGCAATGGTTATCGACCGTCTGCAGCTCTACATATTTTTCATAGTGACAACAGCCGGTACAATTGGAATTTTGATGGACGCACCCCATATTTTTGAGTACGTCGATCAGGATCGTATCATTGAAATCTACAGAGGAAAATAA